The following nucleotide sequence is from Glycine max cultivar Williams 82 chromosome 9, Glycine_max_v4.0, whole genome shotgun sequence.
ATTATCACCCAAATTTACAATTGGGACGAGATTTAATATCCACCACGAAATTCACTGGCAAGGCTAACCCAAAAAATCGGTACCATTCAAGAAGCGATATGATTAGAAAACAACTTTGCAACTTACAATAACATTTCTTTGAATCAACTCAACCgaatcatcattttttattatacctACCAATTGCCAGAATACCAGTCACACAACAGAAAAATCTTATCCAgctttatcattatcatcatatcCCTAATAGCatgaaacattttcttttttctctcgtTTATCAATCAATAGAACAAATAGAATCGAATTGCAAGGAAATCACAAGCTGTATGTTATATACTTTATATCATACCAGTTAAATACAGAGTCAGGCAATGAGGTATATGAAACAAATACTAATAAACAATCTCATAGAACATCATTACGCAACCaccgaaaaaaaaaagcaaaatgaaatccagaaattaaaaaaaaaaaaaagaacatggttaattgaaaaactgaaaattaaaaatcaaatccaCCAGCATCATCAAAGCCAGCATCGTAGCCCGCATCATAATCAGCAGCATCAGATACCATATCTCCAATCAACATGCCACCCAAGGCACCACCAAGCAATCCAGCTCCCAATCCCATTCCAAATTTGTTCTTCTTTGGTTTCTGAGCCTGAGGTGGGTACCCATATCCAGGCTGTTGCGGATATCCATAACCTGATTGATGTTGTGGATATCCGTAACCAGCCGCCTGAGGTGGGTACCCGTATCCCTGTTGGGGTGGGTATCCACCATACGCCTGCTGAGGTGGATATCCATATCCTCCTGATCCTGCCACAGGCGGCGGCGGGGGAGGATGTGGTGTCCCATAAGGCATCGAACTGGATCCCGCCCCGGTCGGAGGATAAGCCATCACAGGCTCTTGTCCCGTCTTGGGTGCTTTAGGGGCCGGGGCGGGAACATGTTCGCCTACTTTGTAGGAGAAATTCAAGGATCCCTTGGATTTCCCTGACTGTTTCATCACCTGGTAACTGACTTGGCGGAAGGAACCGTCGTCGCCGGGATTGTCCATGAGTTCCCTGAGAGGAACATGGACGGTGCCGATAACGGTGTCGCCGAGGGTGCGGTCGGAGACGAGCTTGATCTCAAGAGACAAACGATTCTCCTTGGCCAGCGATTCGTTGACGGAGAATTTCACGGGGTAGTTCCACGTGGGGTTGCTGCCGGCGTCTTTGTGGACGTGGGTGGTGGCGCCCTGAGGGTGGAGAGGGTCGCCGGAGAGCGTAACGACGGCGTATACGTCCATCTTGGAGAAGAGGTTAACGTTCTTGATGTCCTTTGCGGATATGATGTTGAGTTCTAAGGTTCTGTATTCCATGGTCATCACAGAGGTGAAgagattttgagaatttttggttTGATAGTAAATCTCGATGGTTATGTATAG
It contains:
- the COR2 gene encoding cold-regulated protein, whose product is MTMEYRTLELNIISAKDIKNVNLFSKMDVYAVVTLSGDPLHPQGATTHVHKDAGSNPTWNYPVKFSVNESLAKENRLSLEIKLVSDRTLGDTVIGTVHVPLRELMDNPGDDGSFRQVSYQVMKQSGKSKGSLNFSYKVGEHVPAPAPKAPKTGQEPVMAYPPTGAGSSSMPYGTPHPPPPPPVAGSGGYGYPPQQAYGGYPPQQGYGYPPQAAGYGYPQHQSGYGYPQQPGYGYPPQAQKPKKNKFGMGLGAGLLGGALGGMLIGDMVSDAADYDAGYDAGFDDAGGFDF